In Pseudomonadales bacterium, the sequence GACCAGTTCGGCCGGGTGCAGGCGATCGGCGGTGTCAACGAGAAGATCGAAGGCTTCTTCGACATCTGCCGCGCGCGCGGCCTGACCAGCGAGCAGGGGGTGCTGATCCCGGCCAGCAACGTCCAGCATCTGATGCTGCGGCAGGAGGTGGTCGATGCCTGCCGCAACGGGCAGTTCAAGATCTTCGCGGTCGAGACCATCGACCAGGGCATCGCGCTGCTGACCGGCGTCGCGGCAGGTCAGCGTGATGCCGAGGGCCGTTACCCTGCCGACTCGGTCAATGGCCGTGTCGAGGCGCGGCTGAATCGCTTCGCCCAACAGTTGCAGCGCAAGCCGCAAGCGGATGCCGAGGCCGATGAGGCCGACGATGGAGCCGGGCCATGAACCGCCAGCGGCCGCGCACGCTGCTGTTCGCCATCGATCTGTCGCCACCCAGCCTGCCGCTGCTCGATGCCGCCGCCGAGCTGGCGGCAATGCTGGAAGTCGAGCTGGCGGTGTGGCGGATCGAGGAGCAGCGGCTGCTGGAAGTGCTCAAACTCCCCTGGTGCCGCCGTGTGCTCCACCATGCCGCCGCGCCGGTCGAGCCGTGCGACAATGACCTGGGACGGGAGCTGCGGCTGCACCGGCAGCGCATCGAACAGGGACTCAGCGCCAGTGCCGAGCGCTGGCAGATCAAATGCAGCTTCAGCCACCTGCGCGATGAAACCGGGCTGGCGCTGTTCGAGCAACTGCACACCGACACCCTGCTCTGTGCCGGCAGCAGCCTGTGGCGGCAGTGGGAGGCCAGCCTGCCGCCACAGGCCATTCTTCACCCCAGCATCTGGCTGCCCAGCAGCCCGCTGCGCGGTGAAGAGGTGGTGGCCATCGTCACCCGGCACGATGCCGAGGCGGTGCTCGATGCGGTCAAACCGCTGGTGCGCCGCGGCCGCCGGCCGGTGGTGATCATCCTGGCCGAACAGCCCGAGCAGGCCCGGCAACTGGAACAGCGGGTGCGTGCCCTGTTGGCGGCCGAAGGAATCGACCCTCGAATCGAGCCGTGGCACTCCGGCGATTTCGACGAACTCTGCCAGCGTCTGCGCAGCCGGGCGATTCGCTTTCTGTTGCTGTCGAACCGCAACGACAAGGTGCCGCCACAGCAGATGGAGCGGCTGCTGCAGGCCGCTGCGGCGCCGGTGATGGTGGTGGCGGCAGACTGAGCCCCAATGCGAAGAGGCCAACCCGCAGGGGTTGGCCTCTTCGATCGCTCCGGTTGCCGCAGGTGTCAATCCTGACCGGCAGCCGCCTCCTTGATGCTGAGCTTGATCCGGCCACGGTTGTCGACATCGAGCACCTTGACCTGCACCTCGTCACCCACCTTCAGGTAGTCGCCGACGCTCTCGACCCGCTGATCGGTGATCTGGGAGATGTGCACCAGACCATCGCGCCCCGGCATGAAGTTGACGAAGGCGCCGAAGTCGACGATGCGCACCACGATGCCGGTGTAGATCCGGCCTATCTCCGGTTCGTCGGTGATGGCGCGAATGCGGTCGATCGCCGCATCGAGGGCGCTCTTGGTTTCGGCATAGATGCGCACCGAGCCATCATCCTCGATGTCGATGTTGCTGCCGGTCTCCTCGGTGATGGCGCGGATGGTGACCCCGCCCTTGCCGATGATGTCGCGGATCTTGTCGGGGTCGACCTTGATCACCTTCATCGACGGCGCCAGTTCCGAGACCTCGGCACGCGGGCGGGCGATCACCTTGTTCATCTCGCCGAGGATGTGCTGCCGCGCGGCATTGGCCTGCTGCAGCGCCACATCCATGATCTCCTCGGTGATCCCTTTGATCTTGATGTCCATCTGCAGGGCAGTGACGCCACGCAGGGTGCCGGCCACCTTGAAGTCCATGTCGCCGAGGTGGTCCTCGTCGCCGAGGATGTCGGTCAGCACGGCAAAGCCGTTCTCTTCCTTGATCAGCCCCATGGCGATCCCGGCCACCGGCGCGGAGATCGGCACCCCGGCATCCATCAGCGCCAGCGAGGCGCCGCAGACCGTGGCCATCGAGCTGGAACCGTTGGATTCGGTGATCTCCGACACCACACGGATGGTGTAGGGGAACTCCTCGAGAGTCGGCAACACCACCTCGATACCGCGCCGCGCCAGCCGGCCATGGCCGATCTCGCGCCGTTTCGGGCTGCCCATCATCCCCACCTCACCGACGCTGTAGGGCGGGAAGTTGTAATGCAGCATGAAGTTGTCGCGGTAGCTGCCCTCGAGGGCGTCGATGGTCGCGCCATCGCGGATCGAACCAAGCGTCGCCACCACCAGCGCCTGGGTCTCGCCACGGGTGAACAGGGATGAACCGTGGGTCTTCGGCAGCACACCGGTCTCGACGAACAGCGGCCGCACGGTGTGGTTGTCACGGCCATCGATGCGCGGTTCGCCGCGCACGATCGAGGCGCGGACGATCTTCTTCTCCAGCCTGGCGAACAGACCATTCAGCTCGGCCGCCGTCGCCGGCGCGAACTGCTCACTGACGATCAGCGCCTCGATGGCCCGCTCGCGCAGTTGACCGAGCCGGTCGCGGCGCTGGCTCTTGTCGGTGATACGATAGGCGGCCGCCACCTCGTCGGCGAAGGCGGCCTGCAGTGCGGCGTAGAGCGGTTCGTTGATGGCGGGCGGCTGCCACTCCCAGCGCGGCTTGCCCGCCTCGCGCACCAGCTCTTCGATCGCCATGATCACCACCTGCATCTCCTGGTGGGCGTAGAGCACCGCGCCCAGCATCAGGTCTTCCGGCAGCTCCTTGGCCTCCGATTCGACCATCAGCACGGCATCCTTGGTGCCGGCCACCACCATGTCGAGCGCCGATTTTTCCAGCTCGGCATAGGAGGGGTTGAGCAGGTAGCCCGCCTGCGGATCGAAACCGACCCGGGCCGCGCCGATCGGGCCATCGAAGGGGATGCCGGAGAGCGCAACCGCCGCCGAAGCGCCGATCATCGCCGCGATGTCCGGGTCATTGACCTTGTCGACCGACATCACGGTGCAGACCACCTGCACCTCCTGCATGAAGCCCTTGGGAAAGAGCGGCCGCAGCGGACGGTCGATCAGCCGTGAGGTCAGTGTCTCCTTCTCGCTCGGCCGCGCCTCGCGCTTGAAGAAGCCGCCCGGAATCTTGCCGGCCGCGTAGGTTTTTTCCTGATAGTTCACGGTGAGCGGAAAGAAGTCCCGGTTCGGCACGACCTTTCGATCACCGACCACCGTGACCAGCACGGTGGTCTCATCCACGCTGACCAGTACGGCGGCGGTGGCCTGCCGGGCAATTCTGCCGGTTTCGAGCGTGACGGTATGTTGACCATACCTGAAGCTTTTTCTGATTGGATTCACCGA encodes:
- the pnp gene encoding polyribonucleotide nucleotidyltransferase, whose translation is MNPIRKSFRYGQHTVTLETGRIARQATAAVLVSVDETTVLVTVVGDRKVVPNRDFFPLTVNYQEKTYAAGKIPGGFFKREARPSEKETLTSRLIDRPLRPLFPKGFMQEVQVVCTVMSVDKVNDPDIAAMIGASAAVALSGIPFDGPIGAARVGFDPQAGYLLNPSYAELEKSALDMVVAGTKDAVLMVESEAKELPEDLMLGAVLYAHQEMQVVIMAIEELVREAGKPRWEWQPPAINEPLYAALQAAFADEVAAAYRITDKSQRRDRLGQLRERAIEALIVSEQFAPATAAELNGLFARLEKKIVRASIVRGEPRIDGRDNHTVRPLFVETGVLPKTHGSSLFTRGETQALVVATLGSIRDGATIDALEGSYRDNFMLHYNFPPYSVGEVGMMGSPKRREIGHGRLARRGIEVVLPTLEEFPYTIRVVSEITESNGSSSMATVCGASLALMDAGVPISAPVAGIAMGLIKEENGFAVLTDILGDEDHLGDMDFKVAGTLRGVTALQMDIKIKGITEEIMDVALQQANAARQHILGEMNKVIARPRAEVSELAPSMKVIKVDPDKIRDIIGKGGVTIRAITEETGSNIDIEDDGSVRIYAETKSALDAAIDRIRAITDEPEIGRIYTGIVVRIVDFGAFVNFMPGRDGLVHISQITDQRVESVGDYLKVGDEVQVKVLDVDNRGRIKLSIKEAAAGQD